TCGGCAGCCCGAATCTCCTTATTGGAGTATTCAAAACATCCAACTGACTTTTGATGGCTTAAAGAACTTTGAAGTTTACGGTGGTGTAAAAAATGTATTGAACTGGACACCCAACAAAGGTAATCCGTTTATTATCGCCCGTGCCCAAGATCCTTTTGATGAAAATGTTCAATTTGACAACAACGGAAATGCCATCGCAACCGCCAACAATCCGTATGCACTAACCTTCGACCCATCCTACGTTTATGGGCCCAACCAAGGAAGACGACTATTTTTTGGTTTACGCTATACTTTAAATTAAATTTGATCTAATTAAAGCCCATAATGGGCATTTGGCAGGCTGTAACCAATACCAAAACAAATCATAAAGCACAAAAAATTAAATGAAAAAATATATACTTGTTTTATCTCTTATCACATTATCCTTCGGCTGTAAAAGCGATAAAAAAACTAATGGAAAATTAAACGTGGTTACCACGACCACTATGATTACAGATTTGGTTAAAAATATTGGCGGCGAATACATTAATCTGCAAGGCTTAATGGGCAGCGGAGTAGACCCGCACCTTTATAAAGCGAGCGAAGGCGACGTTACCAAATTAGCAAGTGCCGATATTATTTTTTACAATGGCTTACACCTGGAAGGCAAGTTGGTTGATGTTTTTGAAAAAATGAAAACCCAAAAAACCGTGGCGATTTCAGATGCGCTAGACAAAACTACCCTAATTGGCTCAGAATATTTCGCATCTAACTTCGATCCACACATTTGGTTCAATGTAGAGTATTGGATTCAGGCCACCAAATTTGTGGCCAACAAACTATCAGAAGCTATTCCTGAACATAAAGCCACGTTTCAAAACAATGCCCAAAACTATATCGACACACTCAATGCATTAAAAACAGAATTACAATCAACCATAAGCACCTTGCCGCAAGAAAAACGTATTTTGGTCACTGCTCACGATGCATTTAACTATTTTGGCAAGTCATTCAAATTTGAAGTGGTTGGCTTACAAGGTATTTCAACAGCCACCGAAGCTGGCGTTCAAGACGTCCAAAACCTTTCAAAATATATCATTGAAAAGCAAGTAAAAGCCATTTTTATTGAAAGTTCAGTACCAAAACGCACCATCGAAGCGTTACAAGCGGCAGTGAATTCAAAAGGACATCATGTGGAAATTGGTGGTTCGTTGTACTCTGATGCCTTAGGAAATACAGGTACTGCCGAAGGCACCTACATTGGCATGTTTAAGCATAATGTAAATACGATTGTTAATGCGCTGAAGTGAATAGCCCCACCTAACTCCCCATTTCGACTGCGCTCAATGCAGGCTCAGGGAGGAATTGCATAATTTAGTGTGATAAGTTTACAGATTTTAAAAACTGAAAAAGACTAACTTTGTATTGAATAAAAAATGTAGAAAGTCAAGTCCCTAATTCGGACATGGTCCGAATCATCAAAAATCAGAAATAATGACCTAAAATATGATTTTTTGGTTTGTTTTGTATCGTGACAAAATGAACATTAAAAAGAAATTATGTTACAAAAAAATGACAAAACCCAAAGAGAGACTCATGCATCGACAGGAGTGATTGCTGTACAAGTTGATGATTTAACGGTAGCGTACAATTATAAACCCGTACTTTGGGATATCGATTTAGAAATCCCCGAAGGTGTTCTCATGGCCATAGTTGGGCCCAATGGTGCCGGAAAATCCACGCTTATAAAATCCATTTTGGGTATTTTAAAACCTATT
This genomic stretch from Flavobacteriaceae bacterium GSB9 harbors:
- a CDS encoding zinc ABC transporter substrate-binding protein: MKKYILVLSLITLSFGCKSDKKTNGKLNVVTTTTMITDLVKNIGGEYINLQGLMGSGVDPHLYKASEGDVTKLASADIIFYNGLHLEGKLVDVFEKMKTQKTVAISDALDKTTLIGSEYFASNFDPHIWFNVEYWIQATKFVANKLSEAIPEHKATFQNNAQNYIDTLNALKTELQSTISTLPQEKRILVTAHDAFNYFGKSFKFEVVGLQGISTATEAGVQDVQNLSKYIIEKQVKAIFIESSVPKRTIEALQAAVNSKGHHVEIGGSLYSDALGNTGTAEGTYIGMFKHNVNTIVNALK